The genomic segment CATGAGAGAGATGTCTCGTTGTCTTGGACAGATAATAAGGGCGAAATATCCAAAATCCAAGTGAAATTACTGAGAAAATACCGCGCAGAGTGCCCTGCTGTATTTTTGTTCCTCAGGAAAATCAGGGTGTTGGGTGTTTAGTCAACGTCAGAACGGTGCGCTATCGCGCTAAACTCGCCAAACGGGCGATCTGGAAACATTTGCAGCCAGCCTGCCAGACGCGCTTGCAGCTGTGCTGCGACCGCTGGATGCTCGGCAATGACATTGCGCGTCTCGCGGGGGTCCGCCTGCAGGTCAAACAATTGGTCCGGCGCGAAGTAGTGGGGATTGTGTTCGGCGGCGAAGAAGCCGAGGCTGCTATTCAAGGTGTAATAGGGCCTCTGACGAGGCGCGGTTTTTGCATATTCAAACATGACGCCCTCATCTATCTGCCTTTGCACAGGGTCAGGGTAGCGCAGGGCGATATATTTCCAGCGCTTTGTTTTTACTGCCCTGGCCCAGCCCAGTTCGGCAAACACGGCATCGCGGAATGGCAAGTTGGAACCCTCGAGGACGCGACGAAAAGAGCGGCCATCGACCACACCTTCCGCTACCTCGACGCCGGCGAGGTCCAGCACAGTCGGGGCGACATCGACATTGCTAACCAGCCCCTCGAAACTCCGACCGGCTTGTTGCGACGCGGGCCAGCGAGTGATCAGGGGTATGCGCATCCCGCCCTCGTAGAGTGTGGCTTTTCCTCGTCGCCAGCTACCATGGTCTGACGTCAGAATGACCAGGGTGTTGCTGCCGGCTCCGATGTCGTCAATCTTCTGAAGAATTGCGCCTACACCCGCATCGAGCCAGGTCATGTAGGCCAGTTGTTCAGGAAAGCCTGCTTCGGAATTGCTCTTCTTAATCTCGTCACGGGAAGGCATAAAATTAAAAGTGTCGCGGGTAATCCCCTCCGGCGTAACGCTTATATCGCCGTCGAGTCCGAAAGGAAATATCGGTCCGCCGAGGCCGAATGGATAGGGGCTGGGTTGCTTGCGATAGGGCGCCGGTCCGTGAGGAATTGTCGTGGCGAAATACAGAAAAAACGGCTGTTTACTGCCGCGCGAGCCCTCCAGGAAATCCCGGGCTTTACTGACAGTCCATTCAAGATGATGCTGATTGTTTGCGTCCATGAACAGTTCCAGCAGATTTGCCGGGTAGACACCGTCGACGAAATCGAACCCGTAGGGACGTAACCATTCCCGCCAGCGCGCATGGTTGTGAGCCAGGGCTGCACCTACAGCGGGGTCATAGGGGTCTGCATCCTTGGCGTAGGTGCGCAGCCCCGCGGCTTTCCATGTGGCCTGAGGGTTGCGATGTAAATCATGTCGGATAACGTGGGATTTGCCCACAAACCCCGTGCGATAACCAGACGCTTGCAGGAGTTGTGGCAGGGTAGCCGGGCCGTCTGGCGGATCCAGTTCGACCATGTTGTCAGGTCGACTCATGGTACCTGGTGGATAAAGGGTGAGGAAATGGGGGGCGCTGGAGCGACTTGCATAGCGGCCTGTCAGAAAGTTATAGCGGCTCGCGGTACACACGGTGCTGGCGACATTGGCGCGATCAAAGCGAATGCCCTCAGTCGCCATTCGTTCGATATTCGGCGTGTAGACATCGCTGCCGTAGGGGCTGAAGGCGCTGGGGTCATTGTGCCCGGGGGCTCGATCAATGATGGGGCTCTGGTCGTCGGTAATGATCAACACCACGTTGGGTCTCACTGCGCCGAGAACCACAGGTGCCATCAAGACACTGAGGACAATGGACCACGTGAGTGTTGCCGGGTGTGTCATTGGTTGTATGTGCCTCGACCATTATCGGTGTGGATGCCGTCCATAGGATATATTGCCATTCGGTACCTATTCCGCAAGGTCTGGTGTCGTCATCTGGGAAAAGAAAAATTTGCACTCTCTCGCGCATTAGGCAGGGTCAATGATTAGAACCGTTATACGAAGCGTCATTTGGGCAACGGCGGCCTCAGCAATAAGTATATTGTAGCGCCAAGCACGGGTATCAGCGCGTAAAGCCAGAAGGCGCTATTTATCGGCATCTCCCTTCTGCGCATGTCGTCTGCGAGAATGAGTGCGAACGCAATAGTGAACAGGAAGAAATCGACCGTCATGACATTAACGAAGAAATGGGTTGTCCACGCCTCCCGATATACCAAAAAATCTCCCGCCGTGAAGCCGTAAATAAACAGTGCAAGCGTTAACGCGAGCAGCGCCCCGGCCAGCAACTTAGATTCAGCAAAGCGAATGAGTGGCGTCACTGGGCCCTGAAATTCAGTCTGCGGTTTACGGATAAACAGATAAATATAAAGTGCAGAATTGCCGAGTATCATTGAGCTGAAAGCGAAAGGCCAGGCCTTCAGTCGACCCTGCTCATCTTGCACCAGCATAGCGACCATGATGAGCGGCCAGATACCTAATAGGTTAAAAACCATAAATACGAGCGGGTCTACCTGACGATTCTCTGTTTTCATGACTTCGCTTATAAACGCGAGAGTTGATTGCCCTCCCTCTGGGGCGAAACCAAAAACATGAATCCAGCCGGTCACCCAAAGTATTGCCAGAAAAAGTTTTTTCAAGAACGTTTACTCCAACTGCGGCCGACACACTATTCAGGATGGCACTAGATTCTTTTCAAGGGGTAATCACCTGGCTCAATGACGCCGACGGTAATGGGGTTGCTGAGCAATGTACATGAGAGTCGCACGAGAAAAATCTGCCGCCTGTGCCTAAAAACCCGGGTAGAAGCACAGCATTATCGAAATCGGAGGCTAAATGCTTTCGATCTGCGGATTATGGTGCTACCGGTGAAAACATGAGCATGATTTTCTCGGTCTGGCGAATTTAACCTGGCCTAACCGATGAAGAGAACACTGGCCGATTCCGGGCAAAGAATACGGCACCTCCCTCTGGCAGTATCACTTCTTAAAAACCTCTACTATCCCGGGGTTTGTAGATTCTTCAAGTTCGATCAGTGCGCTTTCATCGCCCAGTAAATGTCCTGCAAAAAACCTCACGCCATACGCCGCCGTAATTTCCAGCCCAACGTCAATGTCGATGTATTCGAATAGCTCGCCCGGTTTGGTTTGACGCTCTCCGTCGCCGCAGCCCGCTTGAAACGCCGGAGTGATACCGGCGATATCAGAGACGGACCAGTGTCCTGCGTCTGCTAATTCAATTTTCCAACTGGGACTTGCTGCAGATTCGAAGTTAGACCTGAGAAGTATGTTACCAAGCTCTGTGATGCTGTTGTCCTCTCGTGCAACAAGATAGAGGGTTGGCTCGGTAATTCGCGCCACTTCAACTCCCGGAATGAGTGGATTCTCTACCGGGGCGGCTATGATGTAACCCGCTTGAAAACGGTCGTCGTCCTGAAGAACTTTTCCGCTGGTAACCGCCCCATAGCTGTGGCCCGCCATGCCGATCCGTGATGCGTCGAAACGGCCCTGTAAATTTTCTGGCAGTGCAGCTGAATTGGGGACCAACAACTCATCAACCATGGCGATGATATCGTTGGTGCGAATAGTGAGGAACTCTCCGGACAGGCTCGCACCGGGATCGAAAAGAGTATTCATGGTGTGATCGGGTGCGGCCACTGCAATACCATGACTTGCGAGGCGCTCGGCCAGCGAAAATGACGAAAACCTTGTGCAATTTGAGCAATGTGAGAAGGCGACAAGTGGAAACTGGGCAAGGGATTTATTGGGTTCCAATCCGTAAGTCGATCGTGTTTTTTTGGTCACGCAGTTTTCCGGGTTATCGCGGAGCAGTGTGCTGATTTCATTGCCTTCGATGTCGCTCGTGACGAAATCCTCGATCGTCTGACCAGCGCCACTCGTAGCTGCTGGATACCAGAGCTCGACATTCAAAACCCGACCATCCGTATAGTTAGTAATACTGATGGTCTGATTGGCAACCGCATACGGCCCCTGACGATCGTAACTGAGGGGTTCGAGAGGAGAGCTGTCACTACTGCCATTGCTGCTGTCCGAGCATGCGGTAAGCGTTGCGATCAATACAGCAATACAGCCCATGCTTGCAATTATTCTGATCAATGATCCTACCTCTTTGACGTGTAGAAAATTTGGCGGCGGGTCAACTGGAAGAGCGGCGCCTGTGGGCCAGGCGATGCCGATCTAGTCTGCAGTTGAGAGTTTACACGCAAAATCTGAAAGCTGTTCACTGATTTCCGCTTTAATGAGGAGGGGAGAGGGGAGCTGATATAGCCAGTTATTCTGACTATGGTTTTACATTAGGCGCAGAGCTGGCTTTTACCCTGCGTATCTGCGTACCGTGTTTTCCCTTGTCACCGATCAGTATGGGCCAAGTAGGGTTACGTTAGTTAAAAAGGCTGCATCTCTGCAACGCTTTGATGTAGGTGGCGGTGGGCGTAGGATTCGAACCTACGGAGGGGATAAACCCTCAACGGTTTTCAAGTGGGAAAAGCGCACGGCGTTAACTGTTAGCCAATAGCCTGAAAGCCTTGCTATCAGTGGGTTTCAAGCAACAGACGTTAACAGTCATTACCACTGAATAACGGCTCCAGACGCTCTGAGTGCGTCTGAAATGCGTCTGAGAAAGGTTGCGTTGAGATCAGAGGTACCCTTCGCGAGAGAGCAGGATTGTTACCCGCGCTTTTTTTTGCGCAGACGCCGTGCGCCGAGCAGCGTTAGCAGGGCGGACATGGTCAGAAGTGACCAAATGGGTGTCGTCGGTATTTGCTGCGGCGCAGGCTTCGTAGGCTTGAATACGGTGGCACTGGCAAGTACGGCGCCCCCTGCGCTTTCGATGCGTATTGATACTTCGCAGCCATCGTTGTCCTCGCTAAACTGGGAGAAAGTCCAGCCCATGTCTGCCTGTAGCAATGCCCCGAAGGGCACTGTCAAGGTGATATCTTGTTGAAGGCGGCACAAGCCCGGTCCATCCGCTGAGCTTGCCGCCAGAAATGTACCGTTGGAGGGGGCGGGGGCAGTGTTAGAACCCTCGAAGCCAATGGGCTGCCCTGCCTGGGCTGTATAGATGTTGCAGTCGTCGGGAATGGCTGACCAATCGTCCAGGCCACTCTCGAATGAACCGTTCGACACTGTGCCCCCGGCAGTCAGTCTCACGTTGTCCACAATGAAGCCAACAGGTGAGCCCTCGCAGGAAGCGGCCTCGGCTACCAGCCTGATGGTCTGACCGTTGTAGGGGTCCACTTCGAAGCTATAGGTGTCAAAGCCCCCCTGGGTGCCGGGCGGCTGTGCGACAACGTTGCTTACAAACAAGGCCAG from the Candidatus Marimicrobium litorale genome contains:
- a CDS encoding sulfatase family protein, translated to MTHPATLTWSIVLSVLMAPVVLGAVRPNVVLIITDDQSPIIDRAPGHNDPSAFSPYGSDVYTPNIERMATEGIRFDRANVASTVCTASRYNFLTGRYASRSSAPHFLTLYPPGTMSRPDNMVELDPPDGPATLPQLLQASGYRTGFVGKSHVIRHDLHRNPQATWKAAGLRTYAKDADPYDPAVGAALAHNHARWREWLRPYGFDFVDGVYPANLLELFMDANNQHHLEWTVSKARDFLEGSRGSKQPFFLYFATTIPHGPAPYRKQPSPYPFGLGGPIFPFGLDGDISVTPEGITRDTFNFMPSRDEIKKSNSEAGFPEQLAYMTWLDAGVGAILQKIDDIGAGSNTLVILTSDHGSWRRGKATLYEGGMRIPLITRWPASQQAGRSFEGLVSNVDVAPTVLDLAGVEVAEGVVDGRSFRRVLEGSNLPFRDAVFAELGWARAVKTKRWKYIALRYPDPVQRQIDEGVMFEYAKTAPRQRPYYTLNSSLGFFAAEHNPHYFAPDQLFDLQADPRETRNVIAEHPAVAAQLQARLAGWLQMFPDRPFGEFSAIAHRSDVD
- a CDS encoding alpha/beta hydrolase family protein, which gives rise to MIRIIASMGCIAVLIATLTACSDSSNGSSDSSPLEPLSYDRQGPYAVANQTISITNYTDGRVLNVELWYPAATSGAGQTIEDFVTSDIEGNEISTLLRDNPENCVTKKTRSTYGLEPNKSLAQFPLVAFSHCSNCTRFSSFSLAERLASHGIAVAAPDHTMNTLFDPGASLSGEFLTIRTNDIIAMVDELLVPNSAALPENLQGRFDASRIGMAGHSYGAVTSGKVLQDDDRFQAGYIIAAPVENPLIPGVEVARITEPTLYLVAREDNSITELGNILLRSNFESAASPSWKIELADAGHWSVSDIAGITPAFQAGCGDGERQTKPGELFEYIDIDVGLEITAAYGVRFFAGHLLGDESALIELEESTNPGIVEVFKK
- a CDS encoding IPTL-CTERM sorting domain-containing protein produces the protein MKIKTLAASILALFVSNVVAQPPGTQGGFDTYSFEVDPYNGQTIRLVAEAASCEGSPVGFIVDNVRLTAGGTVSNGSFESGLDDWSAIPDDCNIYTAQAGQPIGFEGSNTAPAPSNGTFLAASSADGPGLCRLQQDITLTVPFGALLQADMGWTFSQFSEDNDGCEVSIRIESAGGAVLASATVFKPTKPAPQQIPTTPIWSLLTMSALLTLLGARRLRKKKRG